Proteins found in one Deinococcus aerophilus genomic segment:
- a CDS encoding sensor histidine kinase, with protein sequence MTTSRGNNKIQELPLAERAGVACAQLRRAFVSQGLILSLKVQRDVLVVADSDRVTQVLVTSNALRHTQHGGVAVRIDGSGRLGWLKVRDTGEGISTQDLPHAFERFYRSDQSRARDAEENIGAGVGLTVSHHLVVAMGATIQVSSTEGVGSTFTVRLPQGLTGELAGRSEQVG encoded by the coding sequence GTGACGACCTCAAGGGGTAACAACAAGATCCAAGAATTGCCGCTGGCAGAACGTGCTGGCGTGGCCTGCGCGCAGCTTCGGCGGGCGTTCGTGAGTCAAGGCCTTATCCTGTCCCTGAAAGTGCAGCGCGACGTCCTGGTTGTGGCTGATTCAGACCGGGTCACCCAGGTTCTGGTGACCTCGAACGCCCTGCGGCACACGCAACACGGGGGCGTCGCCGTCCGGATAGACGGCAGTGGAAGGTTGGGGTGGTTGAAAGTGCGGGACACCGGGGAGGGCATTTCCACGCAGGACCTGCCCCATGCCTTCGAGCGCTTCTACCGTTCGGATCAATCGCGCGCACGGGACGCCGAAGAGAACATCGGGGCAGGAGTGGGGTTGACGGTTTCCCATCACCTGGTCGTGGCCATGGGCGCCACCATCCAGGTGAGCAGCACCGAAGGCGTGGGATCGACCTTCACTGTGCGGCTGCCGCAGGGCCTCACGGGTGAGCTGGCGGGACGATCAGAGCAGGTTGGTTAA
- a CDS encoding DUF4396 domain-containing protein — protein sequence MTMMTPAWLTPLAWIYVLASALTAVFLTYLVAARQPRSALDWVWPLSALFLGPAALAPYARWGRAPGSTPRSAGAPFAVALLSGAAASTIAHLIGVPVVFGAGWTIAGQALWAVALFILILATALLFLAEYVTSAGHRSSGLASPSAGTLLLATFVTVLAFDVGMVGWMLYLHTSQLMAPISDVVFVFQMQVGMILGMLTASPVVAWFASRRTLAAAVHQMAPITGR from the coding sequence ATGACGATGATGACTCCCGCATGGCTGACGCCCCTGGCATGGATTTACGTCCTTGCCTCTGCGCTGACGGCCGTATTCCTCACGTATCTCGTCGCCGCCCGACAGCCACGCTCAGCGCTGGACTGGGTCTGGCCCCTGAGCGCCCTGTTCCTCGGACCAGCGGCCCTCGCACCGTACGCGCGCTGGGGCCGGGCACCCGGCAGCACACCACGGTCGGCAGGGGCACCGTTCGCTGTGGCGCTGCTGTCCGGGGCCGCCGCATCCACCATCGCCCATCTGATCGGCGTGCCGGTGGTCTTCGGAGCCGGCTGGACGATTGCCGGCCAGGCATTGTGGGCCGTGGCGCTCTTCATCCTGATTCTGGCCACTGCTCTGTTGTTTCTGGCAGAGTACGTTACCTCCGCAGGCCACCGATCAAGCGGCTTGGCCAGCCCATCTGCCGGTACCCTGCTTCTGGCCACCTTTGTGACTGTTCTGGCCTTCGATGTTGGTATGGTCGGCTGGATGCTGTATCTGCACACGAGCCAGCTCATGGCACCGATCAGCGACGTGGTGTTCGTGTTCCAGATGCAAGTTGGCATGATCCTGGGCATGCTGACCGCCTCGCCGGTCGTCGCGTGGTTTGCTTCCCGCCGAACCCTGGCCGCAGCAGTACACCAGATGGCCCCCATCACAGGCCGCTGA
- a CDS encoding sensor histidine kinase, protein MAGSSKPGGNAGLGLRAKLLLSYLAVIALSAMTMTVIAEWTAPFFYRSHTEQMVQMFGMQDIPEMRRQLSEGFTGAFGSALAVASVVTLLLALVVSALVSRQILRSVQRVSHASTRIAAGHYAERLPELGRDELGELTNSFNRMAEALEATEVRRRELIGTVAHELRTPLTGMRGLTEGLLDGVFRIEEAGPDIIREIRRLERLTQDLSLVTQAEAGVIPVKARPVALAELARGACAQFERPFSSAGLTLTLDVQREVQALADPDRLTQVLVNLLANALRHTHQGGVTVRVKRAGQCGCVQVQDTGEGIASEDLPHVFERFYRSDQSRARDAEESVGAGIGLTVSRHLIEAMAGQIWIESTPGVGTTLTVEVPLAAAFDGSSLRKS, encoded by the coding sequence TTGGCCGGCTCAAGTAAACCCGGCGGCAACGCCGGACTCGGCCTGCGTGCGAAGCTGTTGCTCTCCTACCTCGCCGTGATCGCCCTGTCCGCCATGACGATGACCGTGATCGCGGAATGGACTGCGCCCTTCTTTTACCGCTCGCATACCGAACAGATGGTGCAGATGTTCGGTATGCAGGACATCCCAGAGATGCGCCGGCAGCTGTCTGAGGGCTTCACAGGCGCGTTTGGAAGCGCCCTCGCGGTGGCCAGTGTCGTGACCCTGCTGTTGGCCCTGGTGGTGAGTGCCCTCGTCAGCCGCCAGATTCTGCGGTCCGTGCAACGGGTGAGCCACGCCAGTACCCGTATCGCGGCCGGACATTACGCCGAGCGGCTGCCGGAACTGGGCCGGGACGAACTGGGCGAACTGACCAACAGCTTTAACCGCATGGCCGAAGCGCTGGAGGCGACGGAAGTGCGGCGACGGGAACTGATCGGCACGGTCGCGCACGAGCTGCGCACGCCCCTGACCGGCATGCGCGGGCTCACAGAAGGGCTGCTGGACGGGGTGTTCCGCATTGAGGAGGCGGGACCAGACATCATCCGTGAAATTCGGCGCTTGGAGCGGCTCACGCAGGACCTGTCGCTTGTCACACAGGCGGAAGCGGGCGTGATTCCCGTGAAGGCGCGCCCTGTAGCGCTGGCAGAGCTTGCCCGTGGGGCGTGTGCGCAGTTTGAACGGCCCTTCTCCAGCGCGGGCCTCACCCTGACCCTCGACGTGCAGCGTGAGGTTCAGGCACTCGCAGATCCAGACCGACTCACCCAGGTTCTGGTCAACTTGCTGGCCAATGCCCTGAGACACACGCATCAGGGGGGCGTGACTGTGCGGGTGAAGAGAGCCGGACAGTGCGGGTGCGTGCAGGTGCAGGACACGGGGGAAGGCATAGCCTCAGAAGACCTGCCACACGTGTTCGAGCGGTTTTACCGCTCTGATCAGTCCCGGGCCCGCGACGCGGAGGAGAGTGTGGGGGCAGGAATCGGCCTCACGGTCTCGCGGCATCTCATCGAGGCGATGGCAGGCCAGATATGGATTGAGAGCACGCCAGGTGTGGGAACCACCCTCACGGTGGAAGTGCCGCTGGCCGCAGCGTTCGACGGATCCAGCCTGCGCAAGTCTTGA
- a CDS encoding response regulator produces MTTVLVVDDEPSVRKVVAAYLEREGFQVQTASDGLDGLLQAEAGGLALIVLDVMLPKVNGLDVCKRLRTTTNVPIILLTARGEEFDRVLGLELGADDYVVKPFSPRELVARVKAVLRRTSGEAAPIPVLYEGLRVDPVTREASLAGQALDLSALEFDLLHELARAPGRVFTRNELIQRVWGEDFPGVDRVVDVHMVSLRRHLGESGQAPQLLHAVRGVGYRFGRLK; encoded by the coding sequence ATGACGACAGTGTTGGTGGTGGATGATGAGCCGAGCGTGCGCAAGGTTGTCGCCGCATACCTGGAACGTGAAGGTTTTCAGGTCCAGACGGCGTCGGACGGCCTCGACGGCTTGCTTCAAGCTGAAGCGGGCGGACTGGCGCTCATCGTGCTTGACGTCATGCTGCCAAAGGTGAACGGCCTGGACGTCTGCAAACGTCTCCGGACAACCACGAACGTACCCATCATCCTCCTCACGGCCCGTGGGGAGGAGTTCGACCGGGTGCTGGGCCTGGAACTCGGTGCAGACGACTACGTGGTCAAGCCGTTCAGTCCGCGCGAGCTGGTGGCCCGGGTGAAAGCGGTCCTGCGCCGCACGTCGGGTGAGGCTGCTCCGATCCCCGTCCTCTACGAGGGTCTGCGGGTGGATCCAGTGACCCGCGAGGCCAGTCTCGCCGGACAGGCACTTGACCTGAGTGCCCTGGAGTTCGATCTGCTGCACGAACTCGCCCGGGCGCCCGGGCGGGTCTTCACCCGCAATGAGCTGATTCAACGGGTGTGGGGTGAGGACTTTCCTGGAGTTGACCGGGTGGTGGACGTGCACATGGTGAGCCTGCGCCGGCACTTGGGAGAGTCTGGGCAGGCGCCGCAGCTCCTGCACGCTGTCCGGGGGGTGGGGTACCGCTTTGGCCGGCTCAAGTAA